The genomic window CATCCGCGACCCGCGCGGCGCCCTGCGCCGCCGCCCCCACGAGTTCTCCGGCGGCATGCTCCAGCGCGTCGTCATCGCCGCCGCGCTCGCGGGCGACCCGGCGCTCATCGTCGCCGACGAGCCGACCACCGCCCTCGACGTCACCACCCAGGCGGAGATCATCGCGATCCTCACCCGTCTCCAGGCCGAACGCGGCACCGGACTCCTCTTCGTCACCCACGACCTCGAACTCGCCGCCGCCATCTGCGACCGGGTGTACGTGATGTACGCCGGCCGCATCGTCGAGACCCGTGCCGCCGGCGAGCTCTTCGACCGCCCGCGGCACCCCTACACCGCGGGCCTGCTCTCCTGCACCCCGCGCATCGACCCCGACGCGCCCGCCCCCCGGCCCATCGAGGGCCGCCCGGTCTCCGTCTCCGAGGCCCCGCCGGGCTGCGCCTTCGCCGCCCGCTGCGCCCACGCCCTGCCCCGCTGCGAGGAAGAGGCGCCCGCGCTGACCGCGTACGGCGAGGGCCTCG from Streptomyces showdoensis includes these protein-coding regions:
- a CDS encoding ABC transporter ATP-binding protein, whose product is MSNTHANTRPVLEIDRLTLRLPEGQAARPLLDGVSLTVAPGETVGLVGESGSGKSVACRSVLGLLPRGARTTGQVRVCGRDVLTADRAGLAEVRARQAAMVFQDPRASVNPLRRVGDFVTEGLRAAGTPAAKATARAEELLAAVGIRDPRGALRRRPHEFSGGMLQRVVIAAALAGDPALIVADEPTTALDVTTQAEIIAILTRLQAERGTGLLFVTHDLELAAAICDRVYVMYAGRIVETRAAGELFDRPRHPYTAGLLSCTPRIDPDAPAPRPIEGRPVSVSEAPPGCAFAARCAHALPRCEEEAPALTAYGEGLAACHRADEGILL